GGTACATGCCCGACATCTGGCTGCAGAACTGGGGCCCGAACCTGGCGGCGGTGTTCAGTCGCAGCTTCCTGACCAATGCCGACCTGTTCGCCTACGGCATGCTGGCCGCGATCTTGTTCGTCGCGATCGAGCAGGCGGTCATCAGCCGGCGGGCCGCCAAGTGGATCCATCGGGTGGACATCCTTCTGCTACCGGTGTTCGGCGTGCTGACCATTGCGCTGCTGCAGGCCGAGAACGCGTTCGGCTACGCCGCGTTGGGCATCGTCTCGGCGCTGTTCATCGTGTTGGTGATCCTGCCGCTGTCCTGGGGGACGCCGTCATGGCTGGCGCGGGGCCTGGACTGGAAGCCGTTCTATTTCGTCGGGCTCATCTCCATGTCGGTGTACCTGTGGCACTACCCGGTGCTGCTGCTGTTGGGCCGGTTCGACCTGAACGCCGGTGACAGCTGGGGCGGCATGCTCCAGAACATGGGCGTCGTCACCGTGGTCACGCTGGTGCTGTCCACCATCACCTATTACGCCGTGGAGAAGCCGGGCCTGGATCTGGCCAAGAAGTTCCGGAAGCGTTGATGCGCCGGAATCTGTTGTGGGCGGCGGTCATTGCCGCGGTCGTGCTGCTGACCGCGGGGTTCGTGCTGGTGGTGTCCCCGCCGGCGCGGCAGTTCGTCGGGATCGACGCCGTCGCCGATGACCCGCAGCCGATCGAGACCGCCGACCTCAGCGGCTCGGGCCCCGGCACCTTGGTCAGCGCCGTCACCATGCCCGAATTCGACCGCCGCCTCACCGGGTCGGCGGTGCGCGCGGCCCGGGTGGTCTATCGCTCCACCGAGGGCGACACCGGGGCACCGACCGTGGTGTCCGGATCGGTCTTCATGCCCAGCGATCCACCGCCGCCCGGCGGCTGGCCGGTGATCGCCTACGGCCACGGCACATTGGGCATCGACGAGCCGTGCGGACCCTCGCTGTCACCGACCCTGTTGGGCAACGTGACCTGGGTGACCAATCTGGTGGGCGCCGGCTACGCGGTGGCCATGGCCGACTACCAGGGCCTGGGCATCGAGGGGGTGCATCCCTATCTCGACGCCCGGACGGCCGGCCTGAACCTCATCGACTCGGTGCGTGCGCTGACGCGCACCTTCGACGGCGTCTCGTCGCGCTGGGCCGCGCTCGGCGGCTCACAGGGCGGCGGGGCGGCATGGGCCGCGGGGGAGCAGGCCGCGACCTACTCCCCGGAGATGCTGCCCGTCGGGGTGGTGGCGCTGGCGCCGGCCGCGGATGTCGCCGGCCTGGTCGACCTGGCGCAGCGGCACGAACTCACCCGCGAGCAGATGCCCACGCTGGTCATCATCGTGGAATCACTGGCGCGGTTGCACCCGGAGATCAACCGGGACGACTACCGGCGTGGACTCGCCGCCGAGAAGTGGGACGTGCTCACCGCCTGCAGCGGGAACCTGGTCCACGAGCGGGAAGCGGTGATCGAGCAGCTGCAGCCCGCCGACGTCGCGCCGCAGACCCCGGAGGCCGCCGACCGGCTCCGCGCATACCTGACGGCGTGGGCGCTGCCGCAGCAACGGCCGGCGGCGCCGATGTCGGTGGTCTACGGGGGAGAGGACGAATACATCGCCCCGAGTTGGACCGAAGGGGCGATCCGGCGGGCGTGCGACCTCGGCGGTGTGGTGACCGCGGATTTCCAGCCGGACAAGGGTCACGGCGACCTCGAATTCGGTACCCGGGTGGAATGGCTGGCCGAGCGTTTCGCCGGCGCGCCGGCGCAGAACGGTTGCCTCGCCACCCCGTGATCCGCCGCCGATCGGCATTGCGCGGCAGCCCCCGGCCGACGTTTGCGGCTGATGAGTCGGCGCATGGCCGGCAGGTTGTCCGGGTTTTTGTCCGACCCGGACACGCTCGCTCATTTTGCTTGCTGAGCGGGGCGTTCTCGTAAGCCTCACAGTACCGTCTTTGTCGCGGGGGTCAATTACTGTGGCAGCTGAGGTTTGTGGCAACATGCCTTGTCGTTGCGGGTCGCGTGGATCGGCTGGGCTGTTCGTACTCAGTCCAATTGTTATTGGTAGCCGCCGGTCCGCCAGCAAACTCGCTAATTTGCTCCGTGGGTTCGGATCGTGTGTAATATGTGGATTCTCGTGGGTTCCGTCCCACAATGAGAGGGAATCAGCGGTGACACTAGTTTCTCGTGACGCGAGCGCTCTCGGGGACTTTGCGGCGCCAGAAGAAGATGATTCATCTCAACCGTTGGTCGCGGTTGCTGACCGCTCCCAAGGACTGGATTGGCAACGCCGATACGTCTTCGGGCTTCTCATCTCCGATGTCGTCGTCGTGAGCGCGGCCATGGCCTGCGCCCAGATGGTCCGGCTGGGACGCCCCGTCACCCAGTTCGACCCGCTGACGAAATACTTCGGTCTGCTGTCGGTCATCTTCGGCCTGATGTGGCTGGGCATGCTGGCGGCGTACGGGACCCGCTCGCCGCGGATCGTCGGCGCGGGCACCGAGGAGTACCGGCGCGTGCTGTCGGCAACCATGTCCACCATCGGCGTCGTCGCCGTCACGGTGATGATCTTCCGGCCGGAGTACGCCCGCGGGTATCTCGCGGTGGCCTTCCCGCTCGGTCTCGTCCTGCTGCTGATCAGCCGCAGTTCGGCGCGCCGGGTGCTGGGCTGGTACCGCAAGGACGGCCGGTGCATGAACTCGGTGCTCGCGGTCGGCAGCCCGACCGCGGTCAACAGCCTGGTGCAATCCCTTTCCCGCGCGCGGGATTACGGCTATTCGGTGGTCGGGGTGTGCCTGACCGGTCAGTCGGCCGGCGGCACCATGGAGGTCCCGGGCGTCGGCACCCTTCCCGTCCTGGGCGATGAACACGGCGTCGAGGCCGCCCTGGCGGCCACCGGCGCGGACACCGTCGCGCTGACCACCACCGATCATCTGGGCCCGGCGGGTCTGCGGGAACTGTCCTGGGACCTGGATCGACTCGGGGTCGACCTGGTCGTGTCTCCGGGCATGGCCGATGTCGCCGGGCCGCGGTTGACCATGCGGCCGGTCGCCGGTCTGCCGTTGATCCACATGGAGAAGCCGCAGTACAGCGGGACCAAGAAACTGCAGAAGCGCGTCTTCGACGTGGTGCTGTCGCTGTCGGTGCTGATCTCGGCCGCACCGCTGATGATCCTGGCCGCGATCGCCATCAAGCTCAGCAGCCGGGGCCCGGTCTTCTACTGCGCGGAACGCATCGGCATCGACGGTAAGCCGTTCAAGATGATCAAGTTCCGCACCATGGTGGTCGACGCGGACAAGCAGGTCGATCGCCTCACCGCGCAGAACGACTTCGACGGCGGCGTGCTCTTCAAGATGCGCGACGATCCCCGCGTCACGCCGGTGGGCCGGATCTTGCGGCGCTACAGCATCGACGAGCTGCCGCAGTTCTTCAACGTGCTCAAGAAAGAGATGAGCGTCGTCGGTCCGCGGCCGCCGCTGCGCTGTGAGACCGACGCCTACACCGACCAGATCCGCCGTCGTCTGCTCGTGCTGCCCGGCATCACCGGACTGTGGCAGGTCAGCGGCCGCGCGGATCTGTCCTGGGACGACGCGGTGCGACTGGACCTGTCCTATGTCGAGAACTGGTCGATCAGCGGCGATGTGCTGATCGCGTTCAAGACGATCCGCACGGTGCTCGGGGCGGTCGGCGCGTACTGACTCGGCTTGCGCCGCAGGTCGTCCCGCGCGGGCTCGGGTAATGTTGCCGCCATGCGGCGCTCGTCGGTGACCAGTCCGGCGGGATGGGCCTCCAAGATTTTCGCGGCCGTCGCCGCGGTGGCGTTGGTGTTCACCGGATTCAAACTCCTGCCGCTGGCGATCCCCGCCGCCACATGGCTTCTCAGCGCGACGTACAACTCGTTCTCGGCGCTGCAGGGCCCGCCGGTACCCGTACAGACCGCAGACCTGTCCGGCAGCGGCCCCGGCTCGCTGATCTCCACCACCACCATGCCCGCGGTGACGCAGACCTGGGAGGGGCGCAACGTGCGCGCGGCCCGCGTCGTCTACCGCTCGACCTCCGGGGACACGGGCGCCCCGACGGTGGTCTCCGGATCGGTCTTCACCCCGTTGGGCGAGCCGCCCGCCCGAGGTTGGCCGGTGGTGGCGATCGGTCACGGCACGGTCGGTATCGACGGGCCGTGCGGGCCGTCGCTGTCCCCGTGGCTGCAGGGGGCGCTCAGCTTCGTGGCGCCGCTGGTCGACCGGGGATATGCCGTCACGGTGGCGGACTTCGAAGGGCTGGGTGTCAAGGGCGTGCACCCGTATCTGGACGCCCGCACCGCGGGATTGAACATGATCGACTCGGTGCGCGCGCTGCGGCACACCTTCCCGGGACAGGTGTCGAGCACCTGGGCCGCGTTCGGCCATTCACAGGGCGGCGCGGCGGCCTGGGCGGCCAACGAACAGGCCGCCGACTACGCCGCCGAGATGCGGTTCATCGGCGCCGTCGCCGCAGCACCGGCCGCCGACGTCGCCGGGCTGGTCGACCTGGCCGAGGCGGGCGCCCTGAACAACGAGCAGCGGTTGAGCATGGCGATGATCGTCGAGTCGGCGGCGCGCCGGCACCCCGAAATCGATCGCGACGACTTCCGCCGCGGCGCGGCCGCCGAGCACTGGGCGGTGCTGACCGCCTGCCAGGGTGACGAGCTGCTGCAGCGCTCGGCCGCCGCGGGCAAACTCACCGGGGACGACTTCGTGCCGCGTACCCCGCAAGCCGCCGAAGCGCTACGGAAGCTGTTGCAGCAGTGGGCACTTCCGCAGCGTGCGCTGTCGGGTCCGCTGTCGGTGTGGTACGGCGGGGCGGACGGCTACCTGGACGAGGAGTGGACGCGCGCCGCGATCGCCGAGGCCTGCGCCATGGGCGGTACGGTGACGGTTCAGCTCGAACCGGACAAGGGGCACAGCGACGTGGATCTGGGGTCGCAGTTGACATGGCTGCTCGACCGTTTTGCCGGGCAGCCGGTGCGCAATGACTGCTGAGGCGAGTCGGGCGCCGCTCGACGCGGCGAGCCTGCGTGCGCGGATCGCCGGCACGTCATGGCGGCGCCTCGACGTCGTGGAGGAGACCGGGTCCACCAACGCCGACCTCGTCGCGCGCGCGGCCGGCGGCGAGGACATCGGTGGCGCGGTGCTGGTGGCCGAGCATCAGGCTTCGGGGCGGGGCCGCGGCGGCCGGGTGTGGTCGGGAGTCCCGATGGCCTCGATCACGATGTCGGTCGGGGTCTCGGCGGCCGGGGTGGACGAGCAGAACTGGGCCCTGTTGCCGTTGCTGACCGGGGTCGCCGTGGTGCAGGCCCTCGCCGACGCCGGCGTGGCCGCCTCGCTGAAGTGGCCCAACGACGTGCTCGTCGACGGGGCGAAGATCGCCGGGATCCTGGCCGAGGTGGCCTCCCCGCAGCCGGTGGTGGTGGTCGGGATCGGCCTCAATGTGACCGTCGGCGCGGACGAGATCGATCAGCCGGGGGCCACCTCGGTGCTCGCCGCCGGCGGCGACACCGACCGTGAGGCCCTGGTGCTGGCCATGCTCGGACACCTCGGCGCCCGTATCGCGGACTGGCGTGCCGGACGCGATCTGCTCACCGACTATCGGCGGCACAGCGCCACCATCGGCGCGCGGGTCCGGGCGCTGCTGCCGGGGGACCGGGAGTTCGTCGGCACCGCCACCGGGGTTGACGATCGCGGTCAGTTGACCATCGAGTCGGCGGGCACGGCGATGACGGTGGCGGCCGGCGACATTGTGCATTTGCGGCCCGCGCCGGAGCAGTCCGGGCAGTAAAGTCGCGCTGTGGGTTATCCGGACAATGTGCTGGCCAACGACGAGCAGGTGGTGCTGCACCGGCACCCGCACTGGAAACGGCTGATCGTCCCGGTCCTGGTGTTGCTGGTCGCCTCGGCGCTGGCCGCCTTCGGCGCGGCGGTGGTCGCCGAGACCGACTGGGACCCCACGGCCAAACAGGTGGTGCAACTGGTCATCGCCGCCGGCTGGCTGATCCTCGTCGGCTGGCTGACGGTGTGGCCGTTCCTGACCTGGTGGACCACGCACTTCGTGATCACCGACCGGCGGGTGATGTTCCGGCACGGGCTGTTGACCCGCAGCGGGATCGACATCCCGTTGGCGCGGGTGAACAGTGTGGAGTTCCGGCACGGGCTGGCCGACCGGATCCTGCGCACCGGCACCCTGATCATCGAATCAGCGTCGCAGGATCCGCTCGAGTTCTACGACATCCCGCGGGTGGAGCAGGTCCACTCGCTGCTGTATCACGAAGTCTTCGACACCCTGGGGACCGAGGAATCGCCGAGCTGATCGGCGCGCTTGCTGCGTCCGGGCCGGCGACGCAACGGGGTGACCGTGCCGGAGGGGTCCGGCTGCGCGGGATCTTTCTGCGCGGGGTCGGTCTGCGCGGGGTCGATGTGGTCCTCGAGGGCCTCGGCGAGCCCGCCGCTGGTCAGCGTCGATTCCAGGGCCTGATCGCCGGCGCGGCCGAACTCGTCGGGGAACACCCAGCGACGGAACGCCCAGAACCGGAAGGCCATCTGCAGCAGGTTGCCGATGATGTAGGCCGAGATGAAGTCGGCGACGTTCTCCACCGTCAGTGACACATCGGGCACACGCAGTTGCAGCACATAGCTGGAGAAGTACAGCGGGGCCATGCTCAGCAGCACGCCGACCCCGCTCACCCCGAAGAACAGCAGGGCCTCGTGATGCCGCTCACGCCCACCCCGGTCGCGGAAACTCCACTCGCGATTGAGGATGTAGGAGGCGATGACGGCGACCACGCCGGCGATGATCTTGGCGGTGACCGGCTTGGGTTCCAGCACGGTGAGTTTGAGCGTGTAGAAGATCGCCGAGTCGATGATGAACGTCGTCCCGCCGACGATCGCGAACTTGATCAGCTCATGGTGCCGCTCGGCATACGGTCGGATCACGCGTGGCAGCCGCGCGATCGTGGCATCTGCAAAGGACACGGATAGCCAGTGTACGGAACTGGCCGCCCAGGTGCTGAATCGTGTGTTCGTCGCAGGTCATGCCACCATGGTGGGCGTGCCAAAACCGCGTAGAGAAACTCGATCGATGCCCGTGGTGGCCATGGTCGGCGGCGGGCAGCTCGCCCGCATGACCCATCAGGCCGCCGTCGCGCTGGGGCAGACCCTGAGGGTGTTGGCGGAGAACCCCGGTGACCCGGCCGCGCAGGTCAGCCCCGATGTGGTGCTGGGGTCGCACACCGATTACGCCGCCCTGCGCGAGGTCGCTCAGGGTGCCACCGCGTTGACCTTCGACCACGAACACGTGCCCACCGACCTGCTGGACAAGCTCGTCGCCGACGGCGTGAACGTGGCGCCGCCCCCGGAGGCGCTGGTGCACGCCCAGGACAAGCTGGTCATGCGGCGCAAGTTGTCCGAGCTGGGGGCGCCGGTCCCGCGGTTCACCGAGGTCCAGACCGTCGACGATGTCGCCCGCTTCGCCGATCAGGTCGGCGGCCAGGTGGTCATCAAGACCATCCGGGGCGGATACGACGGCAAGGGTGTGGTGCTCGCCGACGACACCGAACAGGCCGTCGCCGCCGCCGAGCGCTACCTCGCCGACGGTGTCGCCATCCTGGTCGAGGAACGGGTCGCGATGCGGCGCGAGCTGTCGGCGTTGGTGGCCCGCTCGCCGTTCGGGCAGGGCGCGGCGTGGCCGGTGGTCCAGACGGTGCAGCGCGACGGCATCTGCGTCGAGGTGATCGCCCCGGCACCGGATCTGTCCGACGAGCTGGGGGCCCAGGCCCAGCAGCTGGGGTTGAAGCTGGCCGACGCGCTGGGCGTGGTCGGGGTGCTGGCGGTCGAACTGTTCGAGACGACCGACGGTGCCCTGCTGGTGAACGAGCTGGCGATGCGCCCGCACAACTCCGGGCACTGGACCATGGACGGCTCGGTGACCAGCCAGTTCGAGCAGCACCTGCGGGCGGTGCTGGACTACCCGCTCGGCGACACCACGGCCCGTGCGCCGGTCACGGTGATGGCCAATGTGCTTGGCGCCCCGGAGATCCCGGCGATGAGCGTGGACGAGCGGTTGCACCACCTGTTCGCCCGGATGCCCGACGTGAAGGTGCACCTGTACGGCAAGGGCGAGCGCGCCGGCCGAAAACTCGGTCACGTCAATGTTGTCGGCGGCATCGGCGATCGTGCCGACGCCGAAGGGGTGGCCGCCCTGCGGGAACGCGCCGACCGCGCGGCACACTGGTTGTCGCACGCGCAGTGGACCGATGACTGGAATGAGCACACAGCCGATGACTAATCAGCCCCGGGTCGGGGTCATCATGGGTAGCGACAGCGACTGGCCGGTGATGACCGATGCCGCGACCGCGCTCGCCGAGTTCGACATCCCCTTCGAGGTCGGTGTGGTGTCCGCACACCGCACCCCTGGCCGGATGCTCGACTATGCGCGCGACGCCGCCGGGCGCGGCATCGAGGTGATCATCGCCGGTGCCGGCGGCGCGGCCCATCTGCCCGGGATGGTCGCCTCGGCCACCCCGCTGCCGGTGATCGGCGTCCCGGTGCCGTTGGCCCGCCTCGACGGACTGGACTCACTGCTGTCCATCGTGCAGATGCCCGCGGGCGTACCGGTGGCCACCGTCTCCATCGGCGGCGCCCGCAACGCCGGGCTGCTGGCGGTGCGGATCCTGGCCGCGGGTGACCCCGCGCTGCGGGCCCGGGTGGAGAAGTTCCAGGCCGA
This region of Mycolicibacterium diernhoferi genomic DNA includes:
- a CDS encoding lipase family protein — its product is MRRNLLWAAVIAAVVLLTAGFVLVVSPPARQFVGIDAVADDPQPIETADLSGSGPGTLVSAVTMPEFDRRLTGSAVRAARVVYRSTEGDTGAPTVVSGSVFMPSDPPPPGGWPVIAYGHGTLGIDEPCGPSLSPTLLGNVTWVTNLVGAGYAVAMADYQGLGIEGVHPYLDARTAGLNLIDSVRALTRTFDGVSSRWAALGGSQGGGAAWAAGEQAATYSPEMLPVGVVALAPAADVAGLVDLAQRHELTREQMPTLVIIVESLARLHPEINRDDYRRGLAAEKWDVLTACSGNLVHEREAVIEQLQPADVAPQTPEAADRLRAYLTAWALPQQRPAAPMSVVYGGEDEYIAPSWTEGAIRRACDLGGVVTADFQPDKGHGDLEFGTRVEWLAERFAGAPAQNGCLATP
- a CDS encoding sugar transferase, which encodes MVAVADRSQGLDWQRRYVFGLLISDVVVVSAAMACAQMVRLGRPVTQFDPLTKYFGLLSVIFGLMWLGMLAAYGTRSPRIVGAGTEEYRRVLSATMSTIGVVAVTVMIFRPEYARGYLAVAFPLGLVLLLISRSSARRVLGWYRKDGRCMNSVLAVGSPTAVNSLVQSLSRARDYGYSVVGVCLTGQSAGGTMEVPGVGTLPVLGDEHGVEAALAATGADTVALTTTDHLGPAGLRELSWDLDRLGVDLVVSPGMADVAGPRLTMRPVAGLPLIHMEKPQYSGTKKLQKRVFDVVLSLSVLISAAPLMILAAIAIKLSSRGPVFYCAERIGIDGKPFKMIKFRTMVVDADKQVDRLTAQNDFDGGVLFKMRDDPRVTPVGRILRRYSIDELPQFFNVLKKEMSVVGPRPPLRCETDAYTDQIRRRLLVLPGITGLWQVSGRADLSWDDAVRLDLSYVENWSISGDVLIAFKTIRTVLGAVGAY
- a CDS encoding lipase family protein — its product is MRRSSVTSPAGWASKIFAAVAAVALVFTGFKLLPLAIPAATWLLSATYNSFSALQGPPVPVQTADLSGSGPGSLISTTTMPAVTQTWEGRNVRAARVVYRSTSGDTGAPTVVSGSVFTPLGEPPARGWPVVAIGHGTVGIDGPCGPSLSPWLQGALSFVAPLVDRGYAVTVADFEGLGVKGVHPYLDARTAGLNMIDSVRALRHTFPGQVSSTWAAFGHSQGGAAAWAANEQAADYAAEMRFIGAVAAAPAADVAGLVDLAEAGALNNEQRLSMAMIVESAARRHPEIDRDDFRRGAAAEHWAVLTACQGDELLQRSAAAGKLTGDDFVPRTPQAAEALRKLLQQWALPQRALSGPLSVWYGGADGYLDEEWTRAAIAEACAMGGTVTVQLEPDKGHSDVDLGSQLTWLLDRFAGQPVRNDC
- a CDS encoding biotin--[acetyl-CoA-carboxylase] ligase — its product is MTAEASRAPLDAASLRARIAGTSWRRLDVVEETGSTNADLVARAAGGEDIGGAVLVAEHQASGRGRGGRVWSGVPMASITMSVGVSAAGVDEQNWALLPLLTGVAVVQALADAGVAASLKWPNDVLVDGAKIAGILAEVASPQPVVVVGIGLNVTVGADEIDQPGATSVLAAGGDTDREALVLAMLGHLGARIADWRAGRDLLTDYRRHSATIGARVRALLPGDREFVGTATGVDDRGQLTIESAGTAMTVAAGDIVHLRPAPEQSGQ
- a CDS encoding PH domain-containing protein translates to MGYPDNVLANDEQVVLHRHPHWKRLIVPVLVLLVASALAAFGAAVVAETDWDPTAKQVVQLVIAAGWLILVGWLTVWPFLTWWTTHFVITDRRVMFRHGLLTRSGIDIPLARVNSVEFRHGLADRILRTGTLIIESASQDPLEFYDIPRVEQVHSLLYHEVFDTLGTEESPS
- a CDS encoding GtrA family protein, with product MSFADATIARLPRVIRPYAERHHELIKFAIVGGTTFIIDSAIFYTLKLTVLEPKPVTAKIIAGVVAVIASYILNREWSFRDRGGRERHHEALLFFGVSGVGVLLSMAPLYFSSYVLQLRVPDVSLTVENVADFISAYIIGNLLQMAFRFWAFRRWVFPDEFGRAGDQALESTLTSGGLAEALEDHIDPAQTDPAQKDPAQPDPSGTVTPLRRRPGRSKRADQLGDSSVPRVSKTS
- a CDS encoding 5-(carboxyamino)imidazole ribonucleotide synthase; its protein translation is MPVVAMVGGGQLARMTHQAAVALGQTLRVLAENPGDPAAQVSPDVVLGSHTDYAALREVAQGATALTFDHEHVPTDLLDKLVADGVNVAPPPEALVHAQDKLVMRRKLSELGAPVPRFTEVQTVDDVARFADQVGGQVVIKTIRGGYDGKGVVLADDTEQAVAAAERYLADGVAILVEERVAMRRELSALVARSPFGQGAAWPVVQTVQRDGICVEVIAPAPDLSDELGAQAQQLGLKLADALGVVGVLAVELFETTDGALLVNELAMRPHNSGHWTMDGSVTSQFEQHLRAVLDYPLGDTTARAPVTVMANVLGAPEIPAMSVDERLHHLFARMPDVKVHLYGKGERAGRKLGHVNVVGGIGDRADAEGVAALRERADRAAHWLSHAQWTDDWNEHTADD
- the purE gene encoding 5-(carboxyamino)imidazole ribonucleotide mutase, giving the protein MTNQPRVGVIMGSDSDWPVMTDAATALAEFDIPFEVGVVSAHRTPGRMLDYARDAAGRGIEVIIAGAGGAAHLPGMVASATPLPVIGVPVPLARLDGLDSLLSIVQMPAGVPVATVSIGGARNAGLLAVRILAAGDPALRARVEKFQADLEATVLEKDARLRAELLGD